One genomic region from Euzebya tangerina encodes:
- a CDS encoding xanthine dehydrogenase family protein molybdopterin-binding subunit: protein MSLVGAAVLRKEDPNLLVGRGTFTDDLHPAGTAFMAFVRSPEAHARITGIDTSAAADMPGVHGVWSLAELSLGEGEGIPPLPGVPGLERPALADGVVRFAGEPVAVLVADDRYLAADAVEAVDVDYEPLPAVASIPAALAEDAPLLYEPVGSNVVFGIPWEDDAEAELAAAQNRTSIRLVNQRCAPVPLEPMVILADASAEGLTVHVTFQAPHHLRTKLAGWLGEKEHRIRVIAPDVGGGFGSKINFTPELFLAPLLSRQLGRPVKHCQTRSEAMQLMYHGRDQIHDVEVGFDDDGRVRALRNMISQNVGGYPDPNGMGMAVLTTWMSAGCYKIDKVAAGFQNVVTNTTPIAAYRGAGRPEATYMIERVMDLVADETGLDPADVRRRNFIGPDEFPFSQPHAEAVHYDTGNYEAALDKLLEMLDYDTLKQEQAARRDDPDRPLMGIGMSTWVEIASFGPRGSLEGFGHLGSWESAKVRLQPDGSVVVNVGSAPHGQGHETAFAMIAADELGVDYDNIIVRAGDTETMPQGIGTMGSRSVPIAGSAVKAASEKILVKAKEIAAHLIEANPDDLELRDGGFGVIGSPEDHVNWQAVAHASFQPGQLPEGVAAGGLDEQVFQEVPNFTYPSGAYGCVVGIDRDTGEVRVERYVLVDDCGTVINPLLAKGQVHGGAAQGIAQALYEAVVYDDAGQPQTSSLLDYLAPAATELPAFEEGRVSTPTPVNPLGAKGIGESGAIGSPPAVVNAVVDALSHLGVRHLDMPLSPEKVWNAMNDNGATS from the coding sequence ATGTCCCTGGTCGGCGCGGCAGTCCTGCGCAAGGAGGATCCGAACCTGCTCGTCGGAAGGGGCACCTTCACCGACGACCTGCATCCGGCCGGCACGGCCTTCATGGCGTTCGTTCGGAGCCCGGAAGCGCATGCGCGAATCACGGGCATCGACACGTCGGCCGCCGCCGACATGCCCGGTGTGCACGGCGTGTGGAGCCTGGCTGAGCTCAGCCTGGGAGAGGGGGAGGGAATCCCACCACTCCCCGGTGTCCCCGGCCTGGAGCGGCCTGCTCTTGCCGACGGTGTCGTGCGCTTCGCGGGCGAACCCGTCGCGGTGCTGGTTGCGGACGACCGCTACCTGGCTGCGGATGCCGTGGAGGCCGTCGACGTCGACTACGAGCCACTTCCGGCTGTGGCGTCGATACCAGCGGCGCTGGCCGAGGACGCACCTCTCCTGTATGAGCCCGTGGGCAGCAACGTCGTGTTCGGGATCCCCTGGGAGGACGACGCCGAGGCCGAACTTGCGGCGGCACAGAACCGCACGTCGATCCGACTGGTGAACCAACGCTGCGCACCCGTGCCACTTGAACCCATGGTGATCCTGGCTGACGCGAGTGCTGAGGGCCTGACGGTCCACGTCACCTTCCAGGCACCACACCACCTGCGGACCAAGCTGGCCGGGTGGCTGGGCGAGAAGGAGCACCGCATCCGCGTCATCGCACCCGACGTCGGCGGCGGCTTCGGGTCGAAGATCAACTTCACCCCGGAACTGTTCCTGGCACCGCTGCTGTCCCGACAGCTCGGCCGTCCCGTCAAGCACTGTCAGACCCGCTCTGAGGCCATGCAACTCATGTACCACGGGCGGGACCAGATCCACGATGTCGAGGTCGGCTTCGACGACGACGGCCGTGTCCGCGCGCTGCGCAACATGATCTCCCAGAACGTCGGTGGCTACCCGGATCCCAACGGGATGGGCATGGCGGTTCTGACGACCTGGATGAGCGCAGGCTGCTATAAGATCGACAAGGTTGCTGCCGGCTTCCAGAACGTCGTGACCAACACGACACCCATTGCCGCCTACCGTGGTGCCGGCCGGCCGGAAGCCACCTACATGATCGAACGCGTCATGGACCTGGTCGCTGACGAGACCGGTCTCGACCCGGCCGATGTCCGTCGCCGCAACTTCATCGGACCCGACGAGTTCCCCTTCTCTCAACCCCATGCCGAGGCGGTCCACTACGACACCGGCAACTACGAGGCAGCCCTGGACAAGCTGCTCGAGATGCTCGACTACGACACGCTGAAACAGGAACAGGCGGCGCGTCGTGACGATCCTGACCGGCCGCTGATGGGCATCGGCATGTCCACCTGGGTCGAGATCGCAAGCTTCGGACCCCGCGGGTCACTGGAGGGCTTCGGTCACCTCGGCTCGTGGGAGTCCGCCAAGGTGCGGTTGCAGCCCGACGGCTCGGTGGTTGTCAATGTAGGCAGTGCGCCTCACGGACAGGGCCACGAGACCGCGTTCGCAATGATCGCTGCCGACGAGTTGGGGGTTGACTACGACAACATCATCGTCCGGGCCGGCGACACCGAGACGATGCCACAGGGCATCGGCACGATGGGATCGCGATCGGTGCCGATCGCCGGATCGGCGGTCAAGGCCGCCTCGGAGAAGATCCTGGTCAAGGCCAAGGAGATCGCCGCCCACCTCATCGAGGCCAACCCCGATGACCTTGAGCTCCGTGACGGGGGCTTCGGCGTCATAGGCAGCCCTGAGGATCATGTCAACTGGCAAGCGGTCGCCCACGCCAGCTTCCAGCCCGGCCAGCTGCCCGAGGGAGTGGCAGCGGGTGGACTGGACGAGCAGGTGTTCCAGGAGGTGCCGAACTTCACCTACCCGTCGGGCGCGTACGGCTGCGTCGTCGGCATCGACCGTGATACCGGCGAGGTGCGGGTGGAGCGGTATGTGCTGGTCGACGACTGCGGCACCGTGATCAACCCGCTGCTCGCGAAGGGGCAGGTCCACGGCGGTGCTGCACAGGGCATCGCGCAGGCGCTGTACGAGGCCGTGGTCTACGACGACGCGGGCCAGCCACAGACGTCGTCCCTGTTGGACTACCTGGCCCCGGCCGCGACCGAGTTGCCGGCCTTCGAGGAAGGTCGGGTATCCACCCCGACACCGGTCAACCCCCTGGGCGCCAAGGGCATCGGCGAGTCGGGGGCCATCGGCTCACCGCCGGCCGTCGTCAACGCGGTCGTCGACGCGCTCAGCCACCTGGGCGTCCGGCACCTCGACATGCCGCTGAGCCCCGAGAAGGTCTGGAACGCGATGAACGACAACGGAGCCACGTCATGA
- a CDS encoding FAD binding domain-containing protein, translating to MIPPAFEYVRADSADQAVALLADHGDDATVLAGGQSLIPLLKMRLADPGVLVDLGRADDLRYVTASDGVVAIGAMTSHRTLETDQTVADHAPLLAHAAGLVGDRQVRSMGTIGGSVSHGDPAADYPAVLTALGGEVVLRGPDGTRTVPASDFFTGFLETAREEGELVTEVRVPTHDAFGYAKFRRRAQDWAIVGAAAARVNGGVGVALMNMGSTPIRASAVESAVGEGAGSADAASVAAEGTSPTGDSHATPEYRRHLATVMVRRALDQLG from the coding sequence GTGATCCCGCCTGCGTTTGAGTACGTCCGCGCCGATTCAGCCGATCAGGCTGTGGCGCTGCTGGCCGACCACGGCGACGACGCCACGGTGCTTGCCGGTGGCCAGTCCTTGATCCCGCTGCTGAAGATGCGGCTGGCCGACCCAGGCGTGCTGGTCGACCTCGGTCGGGCAGACGATCTGCGCTACGTCACGGCCTCCGACGGCGTCGTCGCGATCGGGGCGATGACCAGCCATAGGACCCTCGAGACCGACCAGACCGTGGCCGATCACGCGCCGCTGCTGGCACACGCGGCCGGACTGGTCGGTGACCGGCAGGTGCGGTCGATGGGAACCATCGGTGGCTCGGTGTCACACGGAGACCCGGCGGCCGACTACCCGGCGGTGTTGACCGCTCTCGGCGGTGAGGTCGTGTTGCGAGGACCCGACGGGACGCGGACGGTGCCAGCGTCGGACTTCTTCACCGGCTTCCTGGAAACCGCTCGGGAAGAGGGAGAGTTGGTCACCGAGGTCCGGGTGCCGACGCATGACGCATTCGGGTACGCGAAGTTCCGCCGACGTGCGCAGGACTGGGCCATCGTCGGCGCCGCCGCGGCGAGGGTGAACGGCGGTGTCGGCGTCGCACTGATGAACATGGGTTCGACACCGATCCGTGCCTCGGCGGTGGAGTCGGCGGTCGGTGAGGGTGCGGGCTCCGCGGACGCCGCGAGTGTGGCCGCGGAGGGCACCAGCCCCACCGGTGATTCGCATGCCACGCCGGAGTATCGCCGCCACCTCGCCACCGTGATGGTCAGGCGGGCTCTGGACCAACTGGGCTGA
- a CDS encoding (2Fe-2S)-binding protein, which translates to MTEVRISINGESRDHDVDPRTLLVHYIRETRRLTGTHVGCDTSNCGACTVLLDGAPVKSCTVLAAQADGAEITTVEGLATNGTRSPVQEGFRQKHGLQCGYCTPGFLVAATALLEENPDPTEQEIREGLEGNLCRCTGYAMIVDSVRWAAEHPEGHVPTDTAGAEVAS; encoded by the coding sequence ATGACAGAGGTACGCATCTCCATCAACGGGGAGTCTCGCGACCACGATGTCGACCCGCGCACGTTGCTGGTCCACTACATCCGCGAGACGCGGCGCCTCACCGGCACCCACGTCGGGTGTGACACCTCCAACTGCGGCGCCTGCACGGTCCTGCTCGACGGTGCCCCGGTCAAGTCCTGCACGGTGCTTGCCGCGCAGGCTGACGGCGCCGAGATCACGACTGTTGAGGGACTGGCGACCAACGGGACCCGCTCGCCGGTCCAAGAGGGGTTCCGCCAGAAACACGGCTTGCAGTGCGGCTACTGCACGCCCGGCTTCCTGGTGGCCGCCACGGCCTTGCTGGAGGAGAACCCGGACCCGACCGAGCAGGAGATCCGTGAGGGCCTGGAGGGCAACCTCTGTCGCTGCACCGGGTACGCCATGATCGTGGACTCCGTCCGCTGGGCGGCCGAGCACCCCGAGGGTCATGTCCCCACCGACACCGCTGGAGCAGAGGTGGCTTCGTGA